GTCGAGGAAATCAAATCAGTCAGCGGCGATCCGGGAAAACTGCTGGCGCAACTCAATCGCGACCTTTGCGCCATCCTGAAACAAACCGGTTCGCCCACGCTCATCACGGCCTTTTATCTCACGGCGGATTCCATCACCGGCCGTTTGCGCTACGCCAACGCGGGCCATCCCAAGCCCTTTGTCATTCATCGCAACTCCGGCAAGCTGGAATTGCTCGCGAACCGCACCGCCAAAAGCAATCCCGCGCTCGGCCTCTTTTCTGACGCGCAATATCCCACGTCGGAAAGCCAGTTGGCTCCCGGCGATTTGGTGATGCTCTTCACGGACGGCCTTTACGAAGTTGAAAATGCGGACGGCCAGCTTTATACCCACGAAATGCTGGTCGAGGCGGTGAGCAAGCGGACGCAAATGCCGGCGGCGGAGTTATTCGATTCGTTGCTGGCGGAAATCCGGGCGTTCGCGCAGAACGCGGATTTCGTGGATGATGTTTGCCTGGTCGGCATGGAAGTCGCCGAGGTCAAATAGGCGCTACAAAATTTCGTCGAGCTTTTTCAAATCGCGGCGGTCTTTTTTCGTAGGACGCCCTGCGCCTTTGGGTCGGAAGAAAAGCGGCTGGAGCACTGGTTCGCGTTTCTTCTCGTACTCGGAAGCGGGCGTGAGGTCTTCAGCAAATTGCTTCACTGCCGACGCGCCGACGCGCCGTTCCAGCAAGCCCAAAACTTTGGTCGTGCGCGTGAGGTCGCCGGTCTGTGCGACGACGAGTTCATTAATACGGACTTCGCGCGAGGGTTTGAGAGGCTGGCCATTGATCGTGACGCGTCCGTTGCGGCAGGCGTCCGCAGCGAGAGTGCGCGTCTTGTAAATCCGCACCGCCCAAAGCCACTTGTCAATGCGCACGCCGGACGTCATCAAAAAAGGAGTGCGCCAAAAGTTGAGCGAAGGAAATTCATTCGGGAAATCTCAACCGCGATTTCGGCGGTTCAATGAATGCTCAACGACGTGGGCGCCATCACGTTCGTGCGTCCCATCGGCATGGGCATGGCAGTCGTCGTGGGCATCGAGGGAAATGCCTGGGTCAAAACTTTTGCGAGCGAATCAATCTGTTCGTCGGTCAACGGGCCACCCTTGGCCGTGCTGAACGCGGGCATCATGCTGTGGGGCTTGCCGTCGCTGATGATCAAATGCCAGTAGCCGTAGAAGGTCGGATGATTCAACACGTGCAAATCGGGGACCATGGTGGCGCGCGGTTTGGCTTCATGGCAAATGCCGCAAGCCGCCGCGTAAAGCGGTTTGCCCATGAGCCCCCGCGTTGGCTCGACGTGACACTTGGCGCAAGCGCCCTTGAAAACCGCCTGGGGATCGGCGGCGGCGATGGCATTATTGCGCACGCGCATCATCGCCATGTTTTCGGGCAGGGTGACCTTGACCGTCAGGACTTTCAGGATTTGGTTGTTCGTCGAATAGACGGTGACGGTTTTGGTGAAGGCGCCGGATTTTCCCGCGAGATTGACCGAGACGCTGATGTCGCCATTGGTATGTGGCGCGAGAACCCACGGAGTGCTGGGGAGTTTGGCGGTGGTGCAACCGCAGGAAGGCTGCAAGCGGCCGATCGCCACGGATTCGTCCGAGACATTGGTGACTTTGAAAGTGAAATCGGCAGTCGGCTTCCCGGCTTCGGGCGTCAATTCCTTGATCAGCGAGTCGAAAGAGAGCGCGTCACCGGGTTTGGGAGTTTGGGCGAGGGGAGCGACTTGCGCGGATGCGGCGAAACCGACGAGAGACACCGTCGCAGAGATTAAAAAAATCGGCAAAAGAAAATGAATCAGGCGAGTGCGGGGTTGCATAAAATTTAGATTGAGTCTGAACTTACCAGCAGAAGGCGGCTCTGACGAGATTTTTTTGCGGAACAAAAGAGGTGAAAAAACGCCGAAACACACGAAGAAAACAAAAAACCAGCCAGTTACTGAGTGGAAAAACTGGTGTGCTTGATCACCCAATCGAAATCAGCCGTGTCGCCGGTCGGAATGACAAAGGGCAGACCGGCGTTGTTTACGGGCCGAATTGTGCTGGCGGAGCGCCAACGATGAATCTCCGTATGGCCATCCGCAAAGGAAAAGCTGCCGCCGCCGTTGTGATAGGAAGCGGGAAGGTCAACCCACTCAGCCCGGCCACCTGCCGGTGGCGGCGTATCGAGAAAATAACCGTCGTCAATACTGTCCGGATGTTCATCGAGAAAAACAAAAATGGATGAAGCATCGCGAAAGTCCGATTCCTTCACGAATTGTTGAAAACCGGGGTTATTGATGTTGCCGCCGTTTTGCAAAACAATACCAGGATCACCCACCATTGCATTCATGGACATGCTCCGAACCCGCGCGGTCCAGCCGGCGGCTTTTTGGACATCGCTCAGGAAATGGTCAGCCGGGCAATGATAGATATTGGCGGAGTAACTTGCGTAAGGCGCAAGGATGGATTGGGTGATGAAATTCTGATTGGTATTTCCGGGAGTCAATTCCCAATCCATCACATTATTGATCCAATTCGGATTAATCGTCGGGGCGAAACTGCGCTGCTGCATGTTGGGACTGAGATTGTAAGCGAGGCTGCTGTTGTTTTCGCTCGAATACATCGTCCATGCGAAGGAAAGCTGGCGGCTGTTGCCCATGCAGAGAATCGCCTGCGCGCGCGCCCGGGAACGATTTAAAGCGGGGAGCAAAAGTGCGGCGAGAACCGCAAAGATGCCGACAACGAACATCAGTTCGATCAGGGTGAAGCCACGGTTTTGAAGATTTCTGGAAAAAAAGCGGGAAGGCCCAACCTTGGAGGTTTGGCGGCCGAAAACTTCTTTGAAGCAAGTGGTCACGGGACAAACGTCTGCTGAGTCCGATAAAACTACTCGAACCCGTCACTTATGTAAAGAATACTTTCACAGAAAAAATCGTCGGTTTTTAGGCAGTTTTTGACAAAAATCCAGCATCCGTACTTTTTTCCAGCGGTCTCGGCCACTCATCACGTTCCGCAAAAACGCTCGAAGGCGCCGCCGAAAAGGTCTTTCACATCACGCTCGACTTCCGCGCGCGTGGTTTGCCAGCCGGTTTGCCCAAGCTCGGTGTATTTCTCGACCAGCACGCGGGCGATGATGCGGCGGCTGTGCTGCCATTTGTAAACCAGTTGATCCAGCACGCGCGCGTCGGAATGTTGCGGCGTAAAACTGAGGCCGAGCAATTCGATGCGCATGCGGGTGATCTCCTCGATGAGCACGGGAATATTCGTGAACCACCAGCAACCGAAGATGTGGAGGTTGCGAAACTTCCGCGCGAGGACGCAAAGCTCGTGCTGGTTTTCGCGCGCGAGCACGGTGGTGAGAAATTTATTCCCGGGATTCTGCGCACAAAGGTTTTGCAGCGCGGTCAAGTCGGTGAGACCGACGCCATCGCCAGCCAATTTGAGTTGGGGATTCACCGCGCGATTGACGCCGGGCATCAGCGCAAAAGGCAAACCGAAATCACGGCAATGCGGGAGGATGGCGTGCTCGATCAAATTCGCCGGGTCCGTTTTGGCGGGATAAGCGAAGTCGGGCGGCAATGAAACCATCAGGTAACGCGCGTTCATGCGTTTCGTCCAGTCTGCGAGAAAACGGCGGACTTCGTCGTACGTTTTTTGCGCGCCGAGTTCGGGCGTCACGTGATAACCCCACTGCGCCAGCCGGGGTGCGGTTTCAATCCACGACAAGATGAGCGGATCAATCCGCAAAGCGGCGGTGAAGCGTTCGTCCCGGGAAAATCCGCGCTCCCACACCGGGCGTTCCGAATCATCGAAGGGCGAATTCGTCATGCAGATTTTGCTCACGCCGGCGAGTTGCATGCATTGGGTGATGTGCGCCTCGACCGTCTGAGCGGCGAACCATTTGCGCAAAGCGGGCAGGTCGCGTTTTTTTACGTCGAGACCGAAAGCGTGCAGCGTGGTCAGCACGCCGCGGCAGGCTTCCGAAATCGGCGAATGCTCGAGAAAAAGTTCCTGCCAGATGAGTTCGGCTTGCGCGGATTTGGGGAGCGACCAGAATTTATCGTAAGGGAGCCGGTGTTGCCG
The Verrucomicrobiia bacterium genome window above contains:
- a CDS encoding RNA-binding S4 domain-containing protein, with translation MTSGVRIDKWLWAVRIYKTRTLAADACRNGRVTINGQPLKPSREVRINELVVAQTGDLTRTTKVLGLLERRVGASAVKQFAEDLTPASEYEKKREPVLQPLFFRPKGAGRPTKKDRRDLKKLDEIL
- a CDS encoding DUF1573 domain-containing protein, yielding MQPRTRLIHFLLPIFLISATVSLVGFAASAQVAPLAQTPKPGDALSFDSLIKELTPEAGKPTADFTFKVTNVSDESVAIGRLQPSCGCTTAKLPSTPWVLAPHTNGDISVSVNLAGKSGAFTKTVTVYSTNNQILKVLTVKVTLPENMAMMRVRNNAIAAADPQAVFKGACAKCHVEPTRGLMGKPLYAAACGICHEAKPRATMVPDLHVLNHPTFYGYWHLIISDGKPHSMMPAFSTAKGGPLTDEQIDSLAKVLTQAFPSMPTTTAMPMPMGRTNVMAPTSLSIH
- a CDS encoding prepilin-type N-terminal cleavage/methylation domain-containing protein gives rise to the protein MTTCFKEVFGRQTSKVGPSRFFSRNLQNRGFTLIELMFVVGIFAVLAALLLPALNRSRARAQAILCMGNSRQLSFAWTMYSSENNSSLAYNLSPNMQQRSFAPTINPNWINNVMDWELTPGNTNQNFITQSILAPYASYSANIYHCPADHFLSDVQKAAGWTARVRSMSMNAMVGDPGIVLQNGGNINNPGFQQFVKESDFRDASSIFVFLDEHPDSIDDGYFLDTPPPAGGRAEWVDLPASYHNGGGSFSFADGHTEIHRWRSASTIRPVNNAGLPFVIPTGDTADFDWVIKHTSFSTQ
- a CDS encoding glucuronate isomerase, whose protein sequence is MKSILSEASRVPFAAQVEEIVAGTPVYDIHTHLYEPAFGDLLLWGIDDLLVYHYLVAESFRQHRLPYDKFWSLPKSAQAELIWQELFLEHSPISEACRGVLTTLHAFGLDVKKRDLPALRKWFAAQTVEAHITQCMQLAGVSKICMTNSPFDDSERPVWERGFSRDERFTAALRIDPLILSWIETAPRLAQWGYHVTPELGAQKTYDEVRRFLADWTKRMNARYLMVSLPPDFAYPAKTDPANLIEHAILPHCRDFGLPFALMPGVNRAVNPQLKLAGDGVGLTDLTALQNLCAQNPGNKFLTTVLARENQHELCVLARKFRNLHIFGCWWFTNIPVLIEEITRMRIELLGLSFTPQHSDARVLDQLVYKWQHSRRIIARVLVEKYTELGQTGWQTTRAEVERDVKDLFGGAFERFCGT